The Drosophila teissieri strain GT53w chromosome X, Prin_Dtei_1.1, whole genome shotgun sequence genome has a segment encoding these proteins:
- the LOC122624982 gene encoding uncharacterized protein LOC122624982, translated as MLIRQTQRADYPEEYNILQSKGQLPSSSCILNLNPFLDADGIMRSCGRLTASDSLSYDERHPILLAYHSKLAELLVTFTHRISIHGGNQLMVHLIRTRYWIPKLRNLIKRVTTTCKVCVIHRKKVQSQLMGKLPQSRATYSRPFTHTGLDFAGPFDVKSYSGRACRITKGYVCVFVCFSTKAIHLEATSDLTTEKFLGAFSRFAARRGCSLHLYSDNGKTFVGAEKALTEDFIAAVKEKATSSFSHQSLSWHFNPPGAPHMGGLWEAGVKSFKTHFYKTTGNFKYTLEELSTLLCRIEACLNSRPISAMSEDPSDILALTPGHFLIGGPLLVPADPPTAGETSSILNRWQRLKALGQLFASRWKAEYLKEFHKRTKWQIPTYVRRRHGNYQGRPRSIVWMETNMSNVYAFNVHNFVLFLSASIISLRQPCRPIATNVASSSTDVLEELDRSDAESVRGFIRFGRVRGFSG; from the exons ATGCTTATTAGGCAAACTCAACGGGCCGACTATCCAGAGGAATACAACATCCTGCAATCCAAAGGACAGCTTCCCTCGTCCAGTTGTATCCTCAACCTTAATCCGTTCCTGGATGCTGACGGCATCATGAGGTCATGCGGTCGTTTGACTGCATCTGACTCGTTATCCTACGACGAACGTCATCCTATCCTTTTGGCGTACCATTCCAAACTAGCAGAGCTTCTGGTCACATTTACTCACCGTATCTCCATACACGGGGGAAACCAGCTTATGGTTCATCTCATCCGGACGAGATACTGGATTCCGAAGCTGCGGAACCTGATCAAACGTGTGACCACGACCTGCAAGGTGTGTGTCATTCACCGGAAGAAGGTGCAGTCCCAGCTAATGGGTAAACTACCTCAGTCCAGAGCGACCTATTCGCGACCCTTTACACACACAGGACTCGACTTCGCGGGACCGTTTGATGTCAAAAGCTATTCAGGTCGTGCTTGTCGAATCACGAAGGGCTATGTCTGCGTCTTCGTGTGCTTCAGTACGAAGGCCATCCATTTGGAAGCCACTTCGGACTTGACCACGGAGAAATTCCTCGGAGCCTTCTCAAGGTTCGCGGCCAGAAGAGGGTGTTCTCTCCATCTTTACTCGGACAACGGAAAGACTTTTGTGGGTGCGGAGAAGGCCCTCACAGAAGATTTCATCGCTGCGGTTAAGGAAAAGGCTACCTCGTCATTTAGTCACCAGAGCCTATCCTGGCATTTCAACCCTCCAGGCGCCccccatatgggaggcctGTGGGAAGCAGGAGTCAAGAGTTTCAAGACTCACTTCTACAAGACGACAGGTAACTTTAAGTATACCCTTGAAGAGTTATCCACTCTACTGTGTCGGATCGAGGCATGCCTCAACTCCAGACCAATTTCCGCGATGTCAGAAGATCCGTCGGATATCCTCGCTCTCACTCCGGGACATTTTCTGATAGGCGGACCGCTACTCGTCCCCGCCGACCCTCCCACCGCCGGCGAAACCAGTTCTATCCTGAACCGATGGCAGCGACTCAAAGCCCTTGGCCAGCTTTTCGCATCGAGATGGAAAGCTGAATACCTGAAAGAGTTCCATAAGAGGACCAAGTGGCAAATTCCAACATATGTCCGAAGGCGACATGGTAATTATCAAGGAAGACCACGTTCCATCGTATGGATGGAG ACAAACATGTCCAATGTCTATGCGTTCAATGTCCATAACT TCGTTCTTTTTCTCTCTGCTTCTATCATCTCTTTGCGCCAGCCATGCCGTCCCATCGCAACCAACGTCGCCAGCTCATCGACAGATGTTCTCGAGGAACTCGATCGTTCCGATGCCGAGTCTGTCCGGGGATTCATCCGCTTCGGACGTGTTCGCGGTTTCTCCGGCTAG
- the LOC122624983 gene encoding uncharacterized protein LOC122624983, with protein MSEAGQKRDPSPRDAGAGPAGNLRSKTRTSLDAAVLDFIATSDRLSKFESQICAASSSSAEPNAFTLKIRLDQIQSLWDKVEREYEAVSREGLHEGSGESVRQLQSKYENCYLVYERCASQLNEHIARLSAPSSQGSSNPSVETFSKGCRLPPCDTEIFTGDYLRWPTFRDLFTAIYIDNSRLTPVEILFHLNAKTSGEAHAIVSKSPLTNSGFQSAWSALQERFENKRLLVNSQLKVLFNLPKISTESGTALKDLQSTIQGCLIAMEHSNVSTENWDCILIFFCSSKLPTVTLSLWEQSLNNKSEIPTWDEMNSILEERYRTLEAIEEVRLHTSNSQHTKEPRNPQPKRVNSFGTQVGPRVRSCDLCSRESHPVRQCPRFLQMTQPQRVSYIKQKRLCLNCFAKGHNLRECTSRHNCFTCKGRHNTLLHKESPATSTSAAQAHNPDQPIANTSVHFASNRQGILLGTAIVQVCHQGENFPARALIDSGSEGTFISEKLATRIKLPCQAVRTRITGLNQTNTGVSQRMCHFQMGTAAKPMLKIDTTALVLPNLAGNLPTSSIDRSILGRLPNIPLADPLFFQPSQIDLLIGADILPSVLLSGLKPNLCGSLLGQETIFGWILTGPVSTATSRVSSFTTKISIESEPTMETLLTKFWKVEDLPCKVVKESDNLCEENFARTTIRSRDGKYVVSLPFKDAEHINLGHSRSFALAQFLRNETRLKRDPILKDTYDSVIKEYIDLGHMKPVPPNTDTVNFYLPHHAVFKPESTTTKVRVVFNASSPSSNGNSLNDILHPGPVLQSDLTLQILKWRTFQFVFNADITKMYRQILLNPAHTAFQRILFRDDRGDIRDYELQTVTFGVNCAPFLALRTLRQLSEDVHALYPRASRIISDYMYVDDVLAGAHTKVEATLAIQELRTALSSAGFPLLKWTANERTLLKALPSDHLLSGDFLDIEEVSTTKTLEVRWNAKADEFYFVPTELVVNANYSKRNVLSQIAKLFDPAGWLSPFVVQAKILMQDAEPALDGTSFSLQSYGNAGMISFAAIVPSTRFASRVGYNSDREHKFRSTASVMHLRRPMGQRFMFASNTTEAFRRVCSLQRLKSPLSKPFHSRA; from the coding sequence ATGTCTGAAGCAGGCCAGAAGCGGGATCCTAGCCCAAGGGACGCAGGGGCCGGACCCGCTGGGAATTTGAGATCAAAAACTAGAACCTCCTTAGACGCTGCGGTGCTTGATTTTATAGCCACCAGCGACCGGCTTAGCAAATTTGAAAGCCAGATTTGTGCGGCATCCTCGTCCTCTGCCGAGCCTAATGCTTTTACACTAAAGATCCGCCTAGACCAAATCCAGTCCCTCTGGGACAAGGTTGAGCGGGAATACGAAGCAGTCTCCCGTGAAGGGCTACACGAAGGAAGTGGCGAAAGCGTTCGGCAGCTTCAGAGCAAATATGAGAATTGCTACTTGGTTTATGAGAGGTGTGCTTCCCAATTAAACGAACATAttgcccgtctgtccgcccCCAGTTCTCAGGGGAGTTCAAATCCGTCCGTTGAGACGTTCTCGAAGGGTTGCAGGCTTCCGCCATGTGACACGGAAATCTTCACTGGAGATTATCTGCGGTGGCCCACCTTCCGGGACCTATTCACAGCGATCTACATCGATAATTCCAGGCTGACTCCAGTAGAAATATTATTCCACTTAAACGCCAAAACAAGCGGCGAAGCTCACGCTATTGTTAGCAAGTCCCCCCTTACAAATTCTGGGTTCCAATCCGCATGGTCTGCACTTCAAGAGCGTTTTGAAAACAAGCGACTCTTAGTAAATAGCCAGTTGAAGGTTCTGTTCAATCTCCCGAAGATAAGCACCGAATCAGGAACGGCCTTGAAGGATCTTCAGAGCACGATTCAAGGGTGTTTGATTGCCATGGAACACTCAAATGTCTCCACAGAAAATTGGGATTGCATtctgattttcttctgctctTCGAAGTTGCCAACAGTCACTCTCTCATTATGGGAGCAGTCGTTAAACAACAAGTCCGAAATTCCTACCTGGGACGAGATGAATTCGATTCTCGAAGAGAGATATCGCACGCTAGAAGCGATTGAAGAGGTTCGACTTCATACTTCCAACTCACAACATACTAAGGAGCCCAGGAACCCACAGCCGAAAAGGGTAAACTCCTTTGGAACGCAAGTCGGCCCACGTGTACGCTCCTGTGATCTCTGCTCCAGAGAGTCACATCCAGTTCGGCAGTGTCCTCGTTTCCTCCAGATGACTCAACCACAAAGAGTATCATACATCAAGCAGAAGCGATTATGCCTTAATTGCTTCGCCAAAGGACACAATCTTCGAGAGTGCACAAGTAGACACAATTGTTTTACGTGCAAGGGCCGCCACAACACGCTGCTTCATAAGGAAAGTCCTGCTACTTCAACCAGCGCAGCGCAGGCTCATAATCCAGATCAGCCCATTGCGAACACTTCTGTTCATTTCGCCTCCAATCGGCAGGGCATCCTTTTAGGAACGGCCATTGTCCAAGTCTGTCACCAGGGAGAAAACTTTCCCGCACGGGCTTTGATAGACTCAGGCTCAGAGGGCACCTTCATCTCCGAGAAGCTTGCAACACGAATCAAGCTTCCTTGTCAGGCCGTGAGAACTAGAATCACGGGGCTGAACCAAACCAACACAGGTGTCTCACAAAGGATGTGTCATTTCCAGATGGGCACGGCGGCGAAGCCGATGCTCAAGATAGACACGACTGCGTTGGTGTTGCCCAATCTGGCCGGGAATCTGCCGACGAGTTCGATCGATCGCAGCATTCTCGGAAGACTTCCCAATATTCCGTTGGCTGATCCACTCTTTTTCCAGCCCTCCCAGATCGACCTTCTAATAGGGGCGGATATTCTTCCGTCTGTCCTCCTCTCAGGCTTGAAGCCAAACTTATGTGGGTCACTGCTAgggcaagagaccattttcGGGTGGATTTTAACCGGCCCAGTTTCTACAGCCACTAGTAGGGTTTCGTCCTTCACAACAAAGATATCCATAGAATCGGAACCTACCATGGAGACACTTCTCACAAAATTTTGGAAGGTGGAGGATCTTCCATGTAAAGTGGTAAAGGAGTCGGACAACTTGTGCGAAGAAAACTTCGCTCGAACGACTATCAGGTCTCGGGACGGGAAATATGTAGTATCCCTACCCTTCAAGGATGCTGAGCACATCAACTTGGGGCATTCCAGATCATTCGCTCTCGCACAATTCCTAAGGAATGAGACTCGCCTGAAGAGGGATCCTATTCTCAAAGATACCTATGACTCAGTGATCAAAGAGTACATAGATCTTGGCCACATGAAGCCTGTGCCTCCGAATACGGACACGGTGAATTTTTATCTTCCCCACCACGCGGTTTTCAAGCCCGAAAGTACTACCACAAAGGTTCGTGTGGTATTCAACGCATCCAGTCCCTCGTCAAATGGGAACAGCCTGAATGACATCCTGCATCCAGGGCCAGTACTTCAGTCCGATCTCACCCTCCAGATCCTAAAGTGGCGAACATTCCAATTTGTCTTTAATGCCGATATCACCAAGATGTATAGGCAGATTCTCCTAAACCCTGCACACACCGCTTTTCAGAGAATTCTCTTTCGAGATGATCGTGGGGACATCAGAGACTATGAGCTTCAGACTGTCACGTTTGGAGTTAATTGTGCCCCGTTTCTAGCTTTACGAACGTTGCGGCAGCTGTCCGAGGATGTCCACGCCCTATATCCACGGGCGTCTCGAATAATTTCagattatatgtatgtggacGATGTGCTTGCAGGAGCCCACACGAAGGTCGAGGCTACTTTAGCCATTCAGGAGTTGAGGACAGCTCTGAGCTCCGCAGGATTTCCTCTCCTCAAGTGGACAGCAAATGAGCGAACGCTCCTAAAGGCACTTCCTTCAGACCACCTGCTCTCAGGTGACTTCCTCGACATCGAAGAGGTGAGCACCACGAAAACGTTGGAAGTACGGTGGAACGCCAAGGCGGATGAGTTCTATTTTGTCCCGACTGAGCTTGTTGTCAATGCGAATTATTCCAAGCGCAACGTCCTATCGCAAATCGCAAAACTGTTCGATCCCGCTGGATGGTTGTCCCCATTTGTAGTCCAGGCCAAGATCCTAATGCAGGATGCAGAGCCGGCATTGGATGGGACGAGTTTCTCCCTGCAGAGCTACGGCAACGCTGGCATGATTTCCTTTGCAGCCATAGTTCCCTCCACAAGGTTCGCGTCCCGCGTTGGGTACAATTCCGACCGGGAGCACAAGTTCAGATCCACGGCTTCTGTGATGCATCTCAGAAGGCCTATGGGGCAGCGATTTATGTTCGCATCCAATACGACGGAGGCATTTCGTCGAGTCTGCTCACTTCAAAGACTAAAGTCGCCCCTGTCAAAACCGTTTCACTCCCGCGCTTAG